In Nostoc sp. GT001, a genomic segment contains:
- a CDS encoding HD domain-containing protein, with product MLSERFTAALTYATQLHANQVRKGSGIPYVAHLLGVTSIALEYGANEDEAIAALLHDAIEDQGGAATREEIRRRFGDNVTAIVDGCTDADTTPKPPWRQRKEAYIAHIATASPSVLLVSSADKLYNAQSILKDYRILGESLWERFHGRKEGTLWYYRALLEAFKKIESTVIIEELERVILQIEVLASK from the coding sequence ATGCTCTCAGAACGTTTTACGGCAGCCCTTACCTACGCCACCCAACTACACGCTAACCAAGTTCGTAAAGGTTCAGGCATCCCTTATGTTGCCCATTTATTAGGTGTCACCAGTATTGCTTTAGAATACGGGGCAAATGAGGATGAAGCGATCGCAGCTCTCTTACACGATGCGATCGAAGACCAAGGTGGCGCTGCAACACGAGAAGAAATTCGTCGTCGCTTTGGTGACAATGTAACGGCAATTGTAGATGGTTGTACTGACGCTGATACAACTCCAAAACCCCCTTGGCGACAGCGTAAGGAGGCATACATTGCTCATATTGCTACTGCTTCCCCATCAGTTCTGCTTGTGTCATCAGCGGATAAACTTTACAACGCCCAGTCTATTCTCAAAGATTATCGCATTTTGGGCGAATCACTTTGGGAACGTTTTCATGGGCGTAAAGAAGGTACTCTTTGGTATTATCGGGCGCTTTTAGAGGCTTTTAAAAAGATTGAAAGCACTGTAATCATTGAGGAATTAGAACGGGTAATTTTGCAAATTGAGGTGTTAGC
- a CDS encoding DUF2231 domain-containing protein has protein sequence METTETTQTGSTPFPNIPPVIESNDSEYRDTGVPSTVAIAGHPLHPLSVIFPIAFLAAALGSDIGYWLTGDFFWARASLWLIGLGLGGGILASAIGLSDFVKIERVRKRTAGWTHLILNVSILVLSLVNFLLRLGDAESRILPWGLLISLVVGTLTSASGWFGAELSYRHKIGVVGGGSRRYP, from the coding sequence ATGGAAACTACAGAAACAACACAAACAGGTTCAACACCTTTTCCAAATATTCCACCAGTTATTGAAAGTAACGATAGTGAGTATCGTGATACTGGTGTACCCAGTACAGTTGCGATCGCCGGACATCCCCTACACCCCTTGAGTGTGATCTTTCCCATAGCATTTTTAGCTGCTGCTTTGGGAAGTGACATTGGTTATTGGTTAACTGGCGATTTCTTTTGGGCTAGGGCTTCGCTATGGTTAATCGGACTTGGATTAGGTGGAGGCATCCTTGCATCTGCGATCGGTCTTAGCGACTTTGTGAAAATTGAACGCGTCCGCAAGCGCACCGCTGGTTGGACACATCTAATACTTAACGTTTCTATACTAGTTTTATCACTCGTCAACTTTCTCCTACGTTTGGGTGACGCTGAATCCCGAATCTTACCTTGGGGACTGTTAATCTCGCTTGTTGTCGGTACGCTAACCAGTGCTTCTGGTTGGTTTGGTGCTGAACTCTCCTATCGCCACAAAATTGGTGTAGTGGGTGGAGGTAGCAGAAGATACCCTTAA
- a CDS encoding alpha-mannosidase translates to MTPTVSQSQTKFISQAIEQLRSFCQVNIQSTWLYQESDLVITDVVAADLSHWQLAQLNAKEHIAWTGGKKVLWLVQRLVVPQDLHGYPLAGLSLRLALLWWADSAEIYVNGELVLEGDLFDCSPRVLLCQGVTPGEEFTVALRLVSPGHCDGALVRSLLVYESYVDNNPDPGFVADELAVVQLYLEKFAPERLDVLAAMVGEVTNRRGAEDTEEDNGGLVKSFLSLRQNLIQSDILAPLLKGGWGDQKSKIFLLGHAHLDLAWLWPVSETWNAAQNTFESVLKLQADFPELIFCHSSPALYAWIEEHRPDLFRAIQAQVVAGRWEVVGGMWVEPELNIIAGESIVRQLLYGQRYIQEKFGKFSTVEWVPDSFGFCATLPQFFANAGIEYFVTQKLRWNDTTKFDYGAFWWRSPDGSEVFSLMSAPIGEAIDPVKMATYALEWQTQTGLSESLWLPGVGDHGGGPTRDMLETAQRWQKSPFFPDLEFTTAEKYLQQVVETRFIASVNNYDSSPASPSSSFPTWNDELYLEFHRGCYTTHADQKRWNRRCENLLYQAELFATLATVSCGLTYPKAEIEAAWKLVLFQQFHDILPGSSITQVYTDALPQWQQVEQVGTKILQESLLAIASHITLSEPPKPDSLPIFVFNSLNWQRSEVISVALPTPPTTTPTTTQGWQIYDASGNQLVSQLSESSTLLFLATKIPPVGYRIFWLSPSLPTTDEINRVSPSFPPLLPDWILENEFLRVVIDPDTGDLSSVFDKTYQREVLSGAGNQLQAFKDSGQYWDAWNIDPNYTQHPLPSTNLQSIQWLEQGPVQSRVRVVRQLGESEFCQDYILQAGLPLLNIATTVNWQENHVLVKAAFPLNIEADFATYEIPCGAIRRPTKPQTPAEKAKWEVPALRWADLTAENTQTNTTIPNRYGVSLLNDCKYGYDSKPNQLRLTLLRSSNWPDSEADRGFHEFKYTLYPHAGSWQSAHTVRRGYELNIPLQVIFNWPLAQPSATTTDTIEGVSFLDLSAENLILMALKPSEDDQQQLILRCYESHGETAELSLQSDLGLNLGNPVDLLERSDSTEFSSQQQILMIQPWKIANFKMISR, encoded by the coding sequence ATGACCCCGACTGTCTCTCAATCCCAGACCAAATTTATCTCACAAGCAATTGAGCAACTGCGCTCTTTTTGTCAAGTTAATATCCAGTCTACATGGCTGTATCAGGAATCTGACCTAGTTATTACTGATGTTGTAGCTGCTGATTTGTCTCATTGGCAACTTGCCCAGTTGAATGCTAAAGAACATATTGCTTGGACGGGCGGGAAAAAAGTGCTATGGCTAGTGCAAAGATTGGTGGTTCCCCAAGATTTACACGGTTATCCCTTGGCGGGGTTGTCTTTGCGGCTGGCGCTGCTTTGGTGGGCGGATTCTGCTGAGATTTATGTAAATGGCGAGTTAGTGCTGGAGGGTGATTTATTTGATTGTTCGCCGAGAGTGCTTCTGTGTCAGGGGGTGACGCCAGGCGAAGAGTTCACTGTGGCTTTGCGGTTAGTGAGTCCGGGACATTGTGATGGTGCTTTAGTGCGATCGCTCCTAGTTTATGAGTCTTATGTTGATAATAATCCCGATCCGGGTTTTGTGGCTGATGAGTTAGCTGTGGTGCAACTTTATTTGGAAAAATTTGCGCCGGAGAGGTTGGATGTTTTGGCGGCGATGGTGGGGGAGGTTACGAACCGCAGAGGCGCAGAGGACACGGAGGAAGACAATGGAGGGTTGGTAAAGTCGTTTTTGTCTCTACGCCAAAACCTAATTCAATCCGACATCTTAGCCCCCCTTTTGAAGGGGGGTTGGGGGGATCAAAAATCTAAAATTTTCCTGTTGGGTCATGCTCACTTAGATTTAGCATGGTTATGGCCTGTAAGTGAAACTTGGAATGCGGCGCAAAATACTTTTGAGTCGGTTTTGAAGTTGCAAGCAGATTTTCCTGAGTTAATTTTCTGTCATTCAAGTCCCGCACTTTATGCTTGGATTGAAGAACATCGCCCGGATTTATTCAGGGCAATTCAAGCACAGGTAGTCGCCGGACGTTGGGAAGTTGTCGGCGGAATGTGGGTGGAACCAGAACTCAACATAATTGCTGGTGAATCAATAGTCCGTCAGCTACTGTATGGTCAGCGCTACATCCAAGAGAAATTTGGCAAGTTCTCAACTGTAGAATGGGTTCCAGATTCTTTTGGTTTTTGTGCCACTTTACCGCAGTTTTTCGCTAATGCTGGAATTGAGTATTTTGTGACGCAGAAGTTGCGGTGGAATGATACTACTAAATTTGATTATGGGGCTTTTTGGTGGCGATCGCCTGACGGTAGCGAAGTCTTTAGTTTGATGTCTGCACCCATCGGTGAAGCTATAGACCCAGTTAAAATGGCAACTTATGCTCTTGAGTGGCAAACTCAAACTGGTTTATCAGAATCCCTCTGGCTTCCCGGTGTCGGCGACCACGGCGGCGGCCCCACCCGTGATATGTTAGAAACCGCCCAACGCTGGCAAAAGTCGCCTTTCTTCCCAGACTTAGAATTCACGACGGCTGAAAAGTATTTACAGCAAGTTGTAGAGACGCGATTCATCGCGTCTGTTAATAATTATGATTCTTCCCCTGCCTCCCCATCCTCCTCATTCCCTACTTGGAATGACGAACTATACTTAGAATTTCATCGCGGTTGCTACACTACCCACGCAGATCAAAAACGTTGGAATCGTCGTTGTGAAAATTTATTATATCAAGCTGAACTATTTGCTACTTTGGCAACCGTAAGCTGTGGTTTGACATATCCTAAAGCAGAAATCGAAGCAGCTTGGAAATTAGTTTTATTTCAACAGTTTCACGATATTTTACCTGGTTCTTCAATTACCCAAGTTTACACAGATGCGTTGCCTCAATGGCAGCAAGTGGAACAAGTAGGAACGAAAATATTACAGGAATCACTTTTAGCGATCGCATCTCACATTACCCTATCAGAACCACCAAAACCCGATAGTCTACCTATTTTTGTTTTCAATTCTCTCAATTGGCAACGTTCTGAAGTAATCTCTGTAGCCTTACCTACACCACCAACAACTACTCCAACAACTACTCAAGGATGGCAGATTTACGATGCTTCTGGAAACCAGCTTGTATCCCAATTATCTGAATCCTCAACCCTACTATTTCTCGCCACCAAAATTCCACCCGTAGGCTACCGCATATTTTGGCTTTCCCCTTCACTCCCCACTACAGACGAGATTAATCGCGTCTCTCCCTCATTTCCCCCACTCCTCCCAGACTGGATTTTAGAAAATGAATTCTTGCGAGTTGTTATAGATCCTGATACCGGAGATTTATCAAGTGTTTTTGACAAAACTTATCAGAGAGAAGTTTTAAGTGGCGCGGGGAATCAACTACAAGCTTTTAAAGACAGTGGGCAATATTGGGATGCTTGGAATATAGACCCCAATTATACTCAACATCCCTTACCCTCAACAAATCTTCAATCTATTCAGTGGTTAGAACAAGGCCCAGTGCAAAGTCGTGTACGCGTGGTGCGTCAGTTGGGCGAATCGGAATTTTGCCAAGACTATATTCTGCAAGCTGGTTTACCTCTGCTGAACATCGCTACAACTGTCAATTGGCAAGAAAATCATGTATTAGTGAAAGCTGCTTTTCCTCTAAATATTGAAGCCGACTTTGCTACTTATGAAATTCCCTGTGGCGCGATTCGCCGCCCAACTAAACCGCAAACCCCCGCAGAGAAAGCAAAATGGGAAGTTCCTGCTTTGCGTTGGGCTGATTTAACAGCAGAAAACACACAGACAAATACCACAATCCCAAATCGTTATGGTGTCAGTTTGCTCAATGATTGTAAATACGGTTATGACAGCAAACCAAATCAACTCCGCCTAACACTGCTACGCAGTTCTAATTGGCCAGACTCAGAGGCTGACCGAGGTTTTCATGAGTTCAAATATACCTTGTATCCTCATGCAGGTAGTTGGCAATCAGCCCATACAGTACGGCGTGGTTATGAATTGAATATACCGTTGCAAGTGATATTCAATTGGCCACTGGCTCAACCCTCCGCTACCACTACCGACACTATTGAAGGAGTAAGTTTCCTAGATTTATCAGCTGAAAATTTAATCTTGATGGCCTTAAAGCCATCTGAAGACGATCAACAGCAGTTAATTCTCCGATGTTATGAATCTCACGGAGAAACAGCCGAGTTATCTTTGCAAAGTGATTTAGGATTGAATCTCGGAAATCCAGTAGATTTATTAGAGCGCTCTGACAGTACTGAATTTTCATCTCAGCAACAAATCTTGATGATACAACCTTGGAAAATCGCCAATTTCAAGATGATAAGTAGGTAG
- a CDS encoding alpha/beta hydrolase, which produces MIDHSDRILSHKQGRFPGVGGLELYYQSWHPEGKVRVILAIVHGLGAHSDRYSNIIEQLIPKQYAVYALDLRGHGRSPGQQGYINAWSEFREDLGAFLQLIQTQNPGCPVFLLGHSLGAVIVLDYILRYPQQASLLQGAIALAPTLGKVGVSPIRVLLGKMLSRVWPRFTLNTGIDISAGSREPQVLAAIAQDTMQHTRAAARLATEFFATVDWINAHAGDWQLPLLILHGGADRVALPGGSDIFYQRLNCTDKLRIEYPGAYHELQSDINYREVLADLEDWLERHLPSEVVQLARESAELEFPSS; this is translated from the coding sequence ATGATTGACCATAGCGATCGCATACTCTCTCATAAACAAGGTAGATTCCCAGGTGTTGGAGGACTTGAACTGTATTATCAAAGCTGGCATCCAGAGGGTAAAGTCCGGGTAATATTAGCCATTGTGCATGGACTCGGAGCACACAGCGATCGCTACAGTAATATAATTGAGCAGTTGATACCCAAGCAATATGCTGTCTACGCCTTAGACTTGCGTGGTCATGGACGCTCACCGGGTCAGCAAGGCTATATCAACGCTTGGAGTGAGTTTCGTGAAGACTTGGGAGCTTTTTTACAGTTAATTCAGACTCAGAATCCTGGATGTCCAGTTTTTCTCTTGGGTCACAGTTTAGGCGCGGTGATTGTCTTAGATTACATTCTCCGATATCCCCAACAAGCATCATTATTGCAGGGTGCGATCGCTCTTGCGCCAACTTTGGGTAAAGTAGGGGTTTCACCGATTCGGGTGCTTTTAGGAAAAATGCTCTCACGAGTGTGGCCGCGTTTCACCCTGAATACAGGCATTGACATCAGTGCTGGTTCACGAGAACCCCAGGTTTTAGCTGCCATTGCTCAGGATACAATGCAACATACCCGTGCTGCTGCCCGTCTGGCTACAGAATTCTTTGCAACAGTTGATTGGATTAATGCTCATGCAGGTGATTGGCAATTACCATTATTGATTCTCCACGGTGGCGCAGACCGAGTAGCTTTGCCAGGGGGAAGCGATATTTTTTACCAAAGGCTAAACTGCACAGATAAGCTGAGAATCGAGTATCCAGGAGCCTATCACGAACTTCAGAGTGACATAAATTACCGCGAGGTACTAGCTGATTTGGAAGACTGGTTGGAGCGACACCTACCATCTGAGGTAGTGCAGTTAGCACGGGAAAGCGCTGAGTTAGAGTTTCCTAGTTCTTAG
- a CDS encoding SDR family NAD(P)-dependent oxidoreductase: protein MSFIDEINPVNALIVGASQGIGLGCVKKLLQDRRIAKIYATSRQPKSALELIALADECPERLICLEMDITDELQIIEAVQKIHTQVDKLHLVVNCVGLLHEDTLQPEKSLRQINSENLLRYFQINSIGAVLLAKHLLPLFRHGDRSVFATISAKLGSIGDNQLGGWYGYRASKAALNMLMRTAAIEYKRSCPKALIVTLHPGTTDTSLSRPFQRNVPAEKLFSVERTVTQLLAVIEQLQEGDSGHFFSWDGSRLPW from the coding sequence ATGTCTTTTATCGATGAAATTAATCCTGTCAATGCTTTGATTGTGGGAGCCAGCCAAGGTATTGGTTTGGGTTGTGTGAAAAAATTGCTACAAGATCGCAGAATAGCTAAAATTTATGCAACTTCTCGTCAACCGAAATCAGCCTTAGAGTTAATAGCTCTTGCAGACGAATGTCCTGAGCGATTAATTTGTTTGGAGATGGATATTACTGACGAGTTACAGATTATTGAAGCTGTTCAAAAAATACATACTCAAGTTGACAAACTGCATTTGGTAGTCAACTGTGTAGGACTGTTACATGAAGATACTTTGCAACCTGAAAAAAGCTTAAGACAGATCAATTCAGAAAATTTGCTGCGCTACTTTCAGATAAATAGTATTGGTGCTGTCTTACTGGCTAAACATTTATTGCCTCTGTTTCGTCATGGCGATCGCAGCGTCTTCGCCACTATTTCTGCTAAATTGGGCAGTATTGGCGATAACCAACTTGGTGGATGGTATGGCTATCGGGCTTCTAAAGCAGCACTCAATATGTTGATGCGAACTGCGGCAATTGAGTATAAAAGAAGTTGTCCGAAAGCATTAATAGTAACATTACATCCTGGTACAACTGATACCAGCCTTTCTCGTCCTTTCCAAAGAAATGTCCCTGCGGAAAAATTATTTTCAGTGGAACGTACTGTTACCCAATTATTGGCTGTCATCGAACAGCTTCAAGAAGGCGATAGCGGACACTTTTTCTCATGGGATGGTAGCAGATTGCCTTGGTAA
- the arsS gene encoding arsenosugar biosynthesis radical SAM (seleno)protein ArsS (Some members of this family are selenoproteins.) gives MQTQAKILRDTAVTAFKNKLSSPLTKKGITVLQINLGKRCNLACTHCHVEAGPKRTEELSPEICQQLISLIHNFPEIKVVDLTGGAPEMNYGFKPLVEAAKATGKQVIVRSNLAIYFEDGFGDLPEYFAKHQVRVVASLPCYLADNVDKMRGTGVFDSSVKALQWLNELGYGKDQNLILDLVFNPQLPTDEKFSLAPEQSNLERDYKMFLQEHFNIVFNNLFTFTNLPVGRTKMYLERRKLYASYLQFLESHFNPSTVEHLMCRDELSIDYLGNVYDCDFNQMMNLPAKTRNGETLTVGKLLEAGNLDLISDVQTAAYCYGCTAGCGSSCGGALL, from the coding sequence ATGCAAACTCAAGCAAAAATTCTACGAGATACAGCAGTCACAGCCTTTAAAAATAAACTCAGTTCACCTTTGACAAAAAAAGGAATCACTGTTTTACAAATTAATCTAGGTAAGCGTTGTAATCTGGCCTGTACACACTGTCATGTCGAAGCCGGGCCAAAACGTACAGAAGAACTTTCTCCTGAAATTTGCCAACAATTGATTTCACTAATCCATAATTTTCCTGAAATTAAAGTTGTGGATTTGACTGGTGGCGCGCCTGAAATGAATTATGGATTTAAGCCACTGGTAGAAGCAGCAAAAGCAACTGGTAAACAAGTGATTGTCCGCTCTAATTTGGCCATTTATTTTGAAGATGGATTTGGTGATTTACCAGAATACTTTGCTAAACACCAAGTAAGAGTTGTGGCTTCTCTACCCTGTTACCTAGCAGATAATGTTGATAAAATGCGCGGTACTGGTGTTTTTGATAGTTCAGTCAAAGCTTTGCAGTGGCTTAACGAACTCGGCTATGGTAAAGACCAAAACTTAATTTTAGACTTGGTTTTTAATCCTCAGTTGCCCACCGATGAAAAATTTTCTTTAGCTCCCGAACAGAGTAACCTAGAACGAGATTACAAAATGTTCTTGCAAGAACATTTTAATATTGTGTTTAACAACCTCTTCACCTTTACCAACCTACCAGTTGGTAGAACCAAAATGTATTTAGAGCGGAGAAAACTATACGCTAGCTATTTGCAGTTTTTAGAGTCGCATTTTAATCCCAGCACAGTTGAACATTTAATGTGTCGCGATGAACTTTCAATTGACTATCTGGGCAATGTATATGATTGTGACTTTAACCAAATGATGAATTTGCCTGCAAAAACTCGCAATGGTGAAACTTTGACAGTTGGCAAATTGTTAGAAGCTGGCAATTTAGACCTGATTAGTGATGTACAAACTGCTGCTTATTGCTATGGTTGTACTGCTGGGTGTGGTTCTAGTTGTGGTGGCGCTTTGCTCTAA
- a CDS encoding inorganic phosphate transporter, with product MLLISLFLATLFLAYSNGANDNFKGVATLFGSRTSSYQTAILWATFTTFAGAITATFLGGVLIKNFSGKGLLPDAIANSPEFHLAVAIATGLTVLIATLMGFPISTTHSLTGALVGAGLVAIGLQVNFAALGTSFVLPLLLSPIIAIPLGAGIYSLSGYINSKWHLPVNQKMIDGCHFFSTAIVSFARGLNDTPKIVSLILIIEYFSIQGGMITIAIAMALGGLLNSQKVAITMSEKITSMNHTQGLSANIVTGILVIAATRFGLPVSTTYVSVGSIFGVGLISKKSKSNTRVFYQILLSWILTLPTAGIISAITYRLLQG from the coding sequence ATGTTGTTAATTAGTCTATTTTTAGCTACGCTTTTTTTAGCATATTCAAATGGAGCAAATGATAATTTTAAAGGTGTAGCGACGCTGTTTGGTAGCCGAACTAGCAGTTATCAAACAGCAATTTTGTGGGCAACTTTTACAACTTTTGCTGGTGCAATAACTGCGACTTTTTTAGGAGGAGTATTAATTAAAAATTTCTCTGGAAAAGGACTATTACCTGATGCGATCGCTAATTCTCCAGAGTTTCATCTCGCAGTTGCGATCGCTACTGGATTGACTGTACTCATTGCTACCCTTATGGGGTTTCCTATTTCCACAACTCACAGTTTAACAGGTGCGCTGGTTGGCGCTGGATTAGTTGCAATCGGATTACAAGTTAATTTTGCAGCTTTAGGAACTTCCTTTGTTTTGCCTTTATTACTCAGTCCAATTATTGCTATTCCCTTGGGAGCAGGAATTTACAGCTTATCTGGCTATATTAATTCAAAATGGCATCTACCAGTCAACCAAAAAATGATTGATGGGTGTCATTTTTTCAGTACTGCAATTGTCAGTTTTGCTAGAGGCTTAAATGATACTCCTAAGATTGTTTCACTCATCCTCATTATTGAGTATTTCTCGATTCAGGGAGGAATGATCACAATAGCGATCGCAATGGCACTTGGCGGTTTACTCAACTCCCAAAAAGTTGCAATAACCATGAGTGAAAAGATTACCTCAATGAATCATACTCAAGGCTTATCAGCAAATATAGTCACTGGGATTCTGGTGATTGCAGCTACTCGGTTTGGGCTTCCAGTTTCTACCACTTACGTTTCAGTTGGTTCGATTTTTGGTGTAGGATTAATTAGCAAAAAATCTAAATCTAATACGCGTGTTTTTTATCAGATTCTACTATCGTGGATTTTAACTTTACCAACTGCTGGAATTATTAGTGCAATAACCTACAGATTATTGCAAGGTTAG
- the arsM gene encoding arsenosugar biosynthesis arsenite methyltransferase ArsM codes for MTYLETAAQFYREVAQTPQVGLCCVQSTPLQLPGLKIPLLMQEMNYGCGTTVHPTELGNQPTVLYVGVGGGLEALQFAYFSRYASAVIAVEPVGAMREAAARNLEIAAQENPWFNTSFVEICEGDAFNLPVADASVDIVAQNCLFNIFEPQDLTRALKEAYRVLKPGGRLQMSDPIATRPIPAHLQEDERLRAMCLSGALTYQEYTERIINAGFGQVEIRARRPYRLLDSQTYNLEENLLLESLDSVSFKVIIPEDGACIFTGKTAIYAGSEPFFDDLAGHILQLGIPAAVCDKTAAKLAASKPAEIIVTDSTWHYSGGGCC; via the coding sequence ATGACCTATCTAGAAACAGCAGCGCAGTTCTACCGCGAAGTTGCCCAAACCCCGCAAGTTGGACTTTGTTGTGTACAAAGTACGCCCCTGCAATTACCAGGATTGAAAATTCCTTTGCTAATGCAGGAAATGAATTATGGCTGTGGCACCACTGTTCACCCTACCGAACTAGGAAACCAACCTACAGTGCTGTACGTCGGTGTTGGTGGCGGCTTAGAAGCGTTGCAATTCGCTTATTTTTCCCGTTATGCAAGTGCTGTAATTGCCGTTGAACCGGTTGGGGCCATGCGGGAAGCAGCTGCACGTAATCTGGAAATTGCTGCTCAAGAAAACCCCTGGTTTAACACCAGCTTTGTAGAAATCTGCGAAGGTGATGCTTTTAACTTACCTGTTGCTGATGCTAGCGTCGATATCGTGGCACAAAATTGCCTTTTCAACATCTTTGAACCACAAGATTTAACTCGTGCTTTAAAAGAAGCATATCGGGTATTAAAACCAGGTGGACGCTTGCAGATGAGCGATCCAATTGCTACTCGTCCAATTCCAGCACATCTTCAAGAAGATGAGCGACTGAGAGCCATGTGTTTATCAGGCGCACTCACATATCAAGAGTATACTGAAAGGATTATAAATGCTGGTTTTGGTCAAGTTGAAATTCGTGCCCGTCGTCCTTATCGCCTACTAGATTCCCAGACTTATAATTTAGAAGAAAACTTACTTTTAGAAAGTCTGGATTCTGTCTCATTTAAAGTTATCATTCCAGAAGATGGTGCTTGCATATTCACTGGAAAAACAGCAATTTATGCTGGTTCTGAACCCTTCTTTGACGATTTGGCAGGTCATATACTTCAGTTAGGTATTCCGGCTGCGGTGTGTGATAAAACTGCTGCTAAACTTGCTGCTAGTAAGCCAGCAGAAATAATTGTTACCGATTCAACCTGGCACTATAGCGGTGGTGGCTGCTGTTGA
- a CDS encoding response regulator transcription factor has protein sequence MTHILLIEDEVKLARFVELELNYEGYQVSIAYDGLTALTAARELHLDLVILDWMLPGLSGWEICSRLRSISEKVPIILLTVKDEVSDRIAGLDAGADDYLVKPFSVDELLARVGARLRRSNQVEYADVLEFEDLSLNRRTREVYRDRRLIELTAKEFHLLEYLLAHPRQIISCDRILEEVWGYDFMGDANIIEPYINYLRLKLEANNEKCLIQTVIGVGYTLHD, from the coding sequence ATGACGCACATCTTACTGATTGAAGATGAGGTCAAACTGGCACGATTTGTCGAATTGGAATTGAATTATGAAGGCTATCAAGTCAGTATTGCCTACGATGGATTAACTGCACTTACCGCAGCAAGGGAGTTGCATCTGGATTTAGTAATTTTAGACTGGATGTTGCCTGGGTTGTCGGGGTGGGAAATTTGCAGCCGCTTGCGGAGCATATCTGAGAAAGTGCCGATAATCTTATTAACCGTCAAAGATGAAGTAAGCGATCGCATTGCAGGTTTAGACGCTGGTGCTGATGATTACCTTGTTAAACCCTTCAGCGTTGATGAATTATTAGCCAGAGTCGGCGCTCGCCTACGAAGAAGCAATCAAGTAGAGTACGCAGATGTTTTAGAATTTGAAGACCTGAGTTTAAATCGTCGCACACGCGAAGTGTATCGAGATCGGCGGTTAATTGAGTTAACTGCTAAAGAATTTCATTTACTAGAATATTTACTGGCCCATCCGCGACAGATAATTAGCTGCGATCGCATTTTAGAGGAAGTCTGGGGTTATGACTTCATGGGCGATGCTAACATCATTGAACCTTACATTAACTACCTGCGCCTGAAACTTGAAGCCAATAATGAAAAATGTCTCATTCAAACTGTGATTGGTGTTGGCTACACATTGCATGATTGA
- a CDS encoding Mo-dependent nitrogenase C-terminal domain-containing protein: MTSFMQVHSHNDLLHSVREWLETIEIHNSKLAHFLCKAIPAQCPFERDITLFGRKLLHIPPMCKLNPLYEEVVGLRFRALCYLADECGEDITAYC; encoded by the coding sequence ATGACAAGCTTTATGCAAGTTCACTCACACAACGACCTACTGCACTCAGTCCGCGAGTGGTTGGAAACTATAGAAATTCATAACTCCAAATTGGCTCATTTTCTATGCAAAGCTATTCCTGCTCAGTGTCCCTTTGAGCGAGACATCACCCTGTTTGGTCGGAAGCTATTGCATATTCCACCTATGTGTAAATTAAATCCTCTATACGAGGAAGTGGTTGGTTTGCGTTTTAGAGCGCTCTGTTATCTTGCCGATGAATGTGGTGAAGATATCACAGCTTATTGCTGA
- a CDS encoding GNAT family N-acetyltransferase: MTIRHAAETDLPVIVAIYNAAVPSRMATADLEPVSVESRLAWFKGRSPSQRPLWVIEIDGIIAGWLSFQSFYGHSAYSKTAEISIYIAPNFHRCGLGRQLLAQAINESPSLGIKSLVCFIFAHNQPSLKLFETFGFERWGHLPNIAELDSVERDLVIMGLRISKPFV; this comes from the coding sequence ATGACTATTCGCCATGCGGCTGAAACTGACTTACCTGTAATTGTGGCAATTTACAATGCCGCAGTTCCCAGCCGCATGGCAACGGCTGACTTAGAACCAGTATCCGTGGAAAGTCGCCTTGCTTGGTTTAAAGGGCGATCGCCTTCACAACGCCCACTTTGGGTAATTGAAATAGATGGAATAATCGCTGGATGGCTTAGTTTCCAATCTTTTTATGGGCACTCCGCCTATAGTAAGACTGCCGAAATTAGTATTTACATAGCCCCTAACTTTCATCGGTGCGGCTTGGGACGGCAACTCTTAGCACAAGCAATTAACGAAAGTCCTAGTTTAGGTATAAAGAGCCTAGTATGCTTCATATTTGCCCACAATCAGCCCAGTTTAAAACTCTTTGAAACGTTTGGTTTTGAACGCTGGGGACATTTACCTAACATTGCCGAACTTGACAGCGTTGAACGGGACTTAGTGATCATGGGACTGCGAATTAGTAAACCTTTTGTTTAA